The genomic window TTACTCACAGCCTGGCATTCCGATAAAAACTTCTAATCGAAGATTAGCTTCGCGGCCAGGAGAATTCCATTAAATTTTCAAGCGCTGAACCGACTCATTGCCGCGGCTCACGCGCGTCCCAGCATTCTTTCCATGCGCGGCGCGTCCGAGGGATGCACCAGCGTGCCCTGACGCAGGCGGCGTTTGCGCTTGCGGTCTTTTTTGGTCAAAATGTGGCTTTTGCCGGCGCGATTGCGCTTGATTTTGCCGCTGGCTGTGACGCGCAACCGCTTCGCGGCGGAACGATTGGTTTTCAATTTTGGCATTGCTGTCTCTCTTTTATTTCTTCACGAAGTATACCACTAAATTTCTTCCTTCTTGTACTTGCCGTTCAACTTTGGCAATA from Cytophagia bacterium CHB2 includes these protein-coding regions:
- the rpmI gene encoding 50S ribosomal protein L35; its protein translation is MPKLKTNRSAAKRLRVTASGKIKRNRAGKSHILTKKDRKRKRRLRQGTLVHPSDAPRMERMLGRA